In Camelina sativa cultivar DH55 chromosome 17, Cs, whole genome shotgun sequence, the genomic stretch TTgtatttagttttttctttctttcttcttaaacCTCAAATTCAGTTTCACTTTTTTGTTATACCAATAACAGTATTTtgatatgacttttttttttttctctggcaGTTCCAAACTCTGTGGTGGATGCTAAGAAGAAAACGATCACAATCTCATTCACATGCAAAACGAAATCGGACTGTTTGAGAAACATAGCTTGTGAAGCTTGTACTGATTGCCGATGTGATAAAGGATTATGTAGATGCCATGGTTTTGGTGGAAATCCAACAGCTGCGCCATTAACTGCTTAATCAATTTGTCcatttcttttcaatttctcttttattttcttgtcatgtgcaaaagaataattaaaaaaaaaaaaaccttcagtgaatgaaataaaatatctgatttataatttaatgaaaaaatcTTAATACTAAATCATTGATATCAGAAACAACAACTAGAAAAATTTAGTTAAGAAATAAGATCTGGGCAGACTTTCGGTATAAATCGACAAGAACAATAAAGAACAAACGAACTGgattttttgtattgattttctCTGTTATATTCGTTAAAAGTTACATGTCCTCTTTCTAATCAAAATCCGACTACTAATACAGAAAACCGGTCTCGAAACTATCTCCTCGTTCTCCTCCAACGATCCCGGCTCGTCATCCCGAGATCCTCTCCAAAACCTTGACTCGGCATCTTCTCCATACGATCCCATTTCCTGGGCTTCCTCCAAGCCTATTATCTCGAACGACAATTACAACTTATTGGGCTTTTCTTTCGGGCTTCATAATCGtagaaacccaacaccaacataAATGAACAATATGCAGCTGTAtagtaaacataatttttttgccTAAAACTTTCAGATTTAATCATTACTTTATTGTTTAGAGTTGATAAATATGGAATGATCTAAAGTTTTTCCTAACATTACATGATCTACCCTTCATTAAtacattatttcatttattttatagaattaataagCTAAAAGTGAGagataaaactgaaaatttgattGATAAAATTGCATCGTAAAAAGGAAACgataaataatagtattaaacaaaaatttaactctagaatgaaaattaaaaaatcggaggaaataatagatatattgttatatatttccaaacatacaaaaatagaaaaggaatcACTCTCTACTTGACCATCTTGAGGCCATCATGCTCCTACA encodes the following:
- the LOC109129873 gene encoding LOW QUALITY PROTEIN: putative defensin-like protein 288 (The sequence of the model RefSeq protein was modified relative to this genomic sequence to represent the inferred CDS: inserted 1 base in 1 codon; substituted 2 bases at 2 genomic stop codons), which codes for MNNLRVTIAVFLAALFQTLWWMLRRKRSQSHSHAKRNRTVXETXLVXACTDCRCDKGLCRCHGFGGNPTAAPLTA